The genomic window CCATCGCGGTTGGTGTTCGGCTCCCtatggcgaggaaggagaatgACGGGATTGCTGCAAAGCCACAACTAATTTTTcatgggagggtggttaAAGACCGTACTCTGAGGCGAAAAGGAATCTTGACTCCTTTGAGAGAAAGCCATCCTGAGGTTTATAAGCAAGGTAAGTCGTGTCCAGTGCTCTAAACACTCCGCCACGCTGTCTGCTGACATTCTTCTTTGAATGTAGAACGTTCGAAAACACCTCCGGGCATGCAAGTTGGCCGGCAGTCAAGGAGCCTCTGGGCAACAATCAAGAGTTCGCATCTACCCATTGACAGCCTCGAGCTCAAGTTAGTCAAGCAAATTGGAGGTATGTCGCATCAAAGTATTGTTCTGAAGGAGTATCAGAAGCCTCTGACGTTGCTTTTTGCTTACCAAAGAGAAAACAATTCTGCCTTCGGATCTTGTGACTTTCGAACTTCACCGACATCCCTGGTTGTGAGCATGCGTGATATTCGCTGTACGTACAGCGGTATATCCGAGAGCCTTTCTGCTCTGGAGTACGCCTGCATCTGCGGAAACCTCAAATTAGCGCACCTACTCATCGACCTGGGCCACCCAATTTGCGAAGCATCGAGCGGCTGGAAAAGGAGTCTTCTCGTACTGGCCATTTTAGGATGGAACGAACGCAAATCACGGGCTAATCGCAGCAAGACACGACGCGTTTGGAATATGGATTGCGAGTCTTGGACTTGTCATACAAGTCACGAAACCCAGAAGCTGATGGCATTTCTCCAGGTCTTGATTCGGTCGAATGCGAAGATACAGCCGCCAAGTCGAATGCAGGATGGCCGCGGTCCCGTCTCCCTCGCAGGAGATCGTTCAAGCGATCCCCTCATCATCGCGCTCAACGAGGGCCACACACCTTTAACAGCGGCATCTCTGTATCATAATACAGCCGTCGTCGATGAGCTTCTAGTCTTTGGAGCAAATATTCTTGACCGATGTCAGGCCGGCCCCTCGGCCCTTGCATTATGCATCTCGAACTTCTGGAACTATCCGACACCGCAGGCGACGTCTTTTCCCATATCTTGGATTCCTTACTATGATTCGGACCCCGACATCGACGTTTGCGAGTCAGCCGTTCTGAAAATCGCCACCCGCTACCTAAGCCAACCTTCTTCATCAAGCATCGAGATCCAAACGCCTAACAAAGCTCTTCCTCTGGTGTGGAGCACGCCCAATCCACTATAATGCCTCTCACTTGCAAGAAATGATTCGAAATAGAGGAAAGGGCTATTTACACCTCATTGTAGCGAAGCATGCCAATCTTCCAGGCAAGTTTATATTATCTGTTTTCAGGTTGGCTGAGGGTGGAGATTGCTTCTGGTTTGATTGCATCATGGATGATCGCAAAAGCCACAGTGCCGAGCTCGACTTCTTCACCAAGGCACTTCAAGTCTCCAAGATCCACAGAAGGCTGAATCCTGAGCTGCTCGAGCCACTCAAATATCTGGAGTATTATCCAAAGGATAGCGTCGTCAAGTTCCTCGAGGTAGCTTGCCCTATCCTGACAGTCGAAACTCTTCAACTCGCCGAAAGCCCACATTTTGTAAAGAGACTTGTTCCAGATTTGAACCCAAACCTTATCACTCACTCGATTCTGGGGAGAGTTACGATACGGCAAATTTCTTGATTAATTCCAGGTTAATTATCAACTCCGTCACCGAAGGAGGCCATACGCCATTAACAGCTACCATTCGGATGCAACACCCACAACTGAGGAGCAAAATCTGGAGGTTGGGAACACGCCTCGTCATACCAGGAGATACTGCATGCCGCTGTGGTCGGTCGCTGTACGCAAACCCACTGGTAACGGCGGCAGAGGTTGGAGATCTACCATGCATAATAAGTCTCACCAGTAGTGGCTTTTTTGACATCAACCACTGCGGTGTACTCTCGGATCCCTACCAAAGTTGGTCACACTAACTTTTTTTGCCCTGCAGATGTGCGACTGCGCTGACGGCGGCGATTTTGGAGGGCAATGTGGACATCGCACACTTGCTTCTCAAGAAACGAGCATGTCCCAAGAGGCACCCCAGCGCCTCCATCGATTCAGTATTACCACTTGCTGCCGCTATCATTACCAGGAACATACAAATGGCGCAGACGCTACTCCTCGCTGGGGCCGCCTCGTACGACCAACTCGCTCTTGACAGCATTTCCTTGGAATTAGGACTTGGATTTCATCAAACTGTTGCTGGACTTCCTTCCGAGTTATTGCAACGTCGACAGGCAGTTCTGGAATTTGATTTTGAACAAAGTCATCAAGCTTTACCCAACCTTTGACAATGGTGTTTCCCATGCACACTACCACAGAGTGCTGCATCGGGTGTTGATGGCGAAGATTCCCAGGATGAACGGAAGTCCAGCATACCATGGActgcccccctctcccataTACACGGCTTTGGTTCACGGACCACCAGAAGTACTCAAGGCATTAGCTGAAGCCGGTGCCGATGTCAACTCTCCACTATATCCGCCCAGGGGAACTTCTCCAGGCATATCCGCTCTAAGATTGTGTCTGACCCAGCGATGCGGGCTGCAAAAGCTGAAGAttcttgttgagcttggagcAAAGGACGCAACGGACGAATGTGACTCTCCCACGACCAGCATTTCACTCATTGAACTAGCAGTGAGGAATCTGGACTTTGATAGGACAATGTTACTTCTGGAAAACAACTTGGACCCGGACCCGTGGCCCAAATCTGACAGGACTGCCCTCCAACTTGCTTTATTCCCTGAGTCACCCAAGAAAGAGTGCGATGATTCTATGGAGCTGGCCAAACTTCTTTGTAGCAAAGGAGTCGACCCAAATCTCGTCGCACAGAAAGACCGGCTAACACCCTTGCAACAAGCCATCGAGCATGGGAATCTAGAGATTGTCGAGCTCTTATTCGAGCACCACGCCAACGTCAACAAACACAGCGAGCCTGACGTTGAGTTTGATCTGTCCGCAACACACTAACCGAACGAAGAAAGTCTAATGACTCCTCTTCAGCTCGCCATAAAGGGACAGCACCCAGCTATCATCAAGACCCTACTCAAGCATGGTGCGGACGTTAATTTGAGGGCCAAGAGATGTGGTCCTCCCGGAGGACACGTGCCATCCATCCTATatcccttcctcaccccgCTTCAGTTAGCCCTTTACACTACACAGCCCGAGTATGTGGAGATGCTTCTCGAGCACGGGGCTGATATCAACGCACCACCTCATTCACAAGGCGGTGCCACAGTGTTGCAATACGCTGCCATGAAGGGGTTATGTCGGGCTGGCTGAGAccttgttggagaaggggcCAAAGGTGAACGCCGCTGCTTCCGAGTATAATGCGCAGACAGCTCTCGAAAGGGCGGCAGAATATGGTCGGCTAGATATGGTACAGCTTCTACTAAAAGCAGGAGCGCGGGTTGACGGGTTTGACTTGGAGAGGGCATTAGACAGGGCCGAAGGGAATGGACATATCGCGCTGAAGGAATATCTGGAAGGGCGGTGTAGTGGTGTTTGATAAACCTGAACATGGGCGTCGCTTCTGATACGGAAAGGAGGGTGCGAAATGCCCATTATTTGTTTTGATGATTATCTAAGTACCAGGTattaggtaggtaggcagtGAACCGAGAAGTTCGACTTCAAAAATACAAAATTGATATGAAACTGATACTCCATGCCCGCCCCAACATGATTCGCAGCTAGCTGCTACCAAAACACACACGCTGACGCCTGATCTACAGACGCGACCACTGCATAGAACCCAACCTGCTCAACTCTCCGTTGTGCCTCCAAgcctccccatccagcaCCTTGTCTTTACTGCAACGGCACCTTTTGAGTGCTTCTCACTTCGCGACTGACCAGTCCCTTGTTCTCTTTGGCAGGGCTTTCCACCCAAAGCCGGTGAGGCCTGTATCTTGAACCCAGCGTAGGTTCGAGACCTACCGGCGCCGACCTGTGGGGACTGGGGGCTAGGCACAGTGGTCACAAGCCCCATTTCCACCCAGAGCTCCAACTTCTCCCACACTGCTAAGCGAGAGAATTAGCCAAAGTACCTCAATTTATCAAACCGTTGGAGCAATTGAGTTTTTGGGAATGGCACTCACAGATTCAGAGTAAGAAGGGCAATACAACACCCGGTTCTTCCCTGTTTCTATGTACAAGCTCTTCTGGCACCCTACTGCCCTCgttccctctcctgcctcctTGTTGCGTACACAATAGTCCTTCCCGTCCGGACTAACCCTAACATTGATCGAACAAGCACAGGTTCCCTGAGAGAGCTCAGTcttggaaggggttgttccGGGAAAGGTGTTTCCGAGATACTGGGCCGGAACATTAGGGGAATAGTACCCCGATTCAGCCCGTTCTACCTGCCGTGTGGCATTCGGCATCGGTCGTGCTCCAGCGCCTGAAGAGGGGCCCACCAGCGCTCTTGAACTTCCCGAGGGGACAGTACTTGATCAGCCTCTGGCGGAGACAGTATGGTCAACGGCGGCTGGAGCCATTTGGTCTCGAGTCCCTGGGGCGCATAATATACTTAACACCCGCTCAGTAGAATCCGAGTCATCGTTCCCCAATGGCATGTATTACCATTGACGTGTCTGGTTTGGGCATAAATACCACTATCCAGTCGCGTCGTCTACATAATATGCGAATCCATCGCTGCCCCGGACATCCCGGATTATCGTCTGCGCACACAGGGAACAAACATCAGTTAAGAGGTTCAAAAAGTGCTTGAAGTTTCTGTAGGGGTAGCAATTTCCAAATACTTACGCCGCAGGTCTTGCATAGTATCGCCCTCTCGCCCATGGGGGGGTGGCTGAGTGAGCAGAACAACGGCGTCCACGTACTCATTGCGACTTTACGGATTTTGAATCTTTGACAATAGCCTTTTAACTTCGAGGTAGTTTGCTGTGCTTCATTAGTGGCCGGACTAAGTAAAATAACGGCTAATTCGGGAAACTAGTTGGTACTTATCTTGAACGAGTTCTACAGCTGGTTGACGCTCAACACCTGCCTACAGCTGGTGTATGATCATGCCAGCGGCGTTGATATCTCATCTCTATCTTGTAGGTTCATGTGATACAGTCACCTTTGCGGCTGGGAGGCTCAAGGTGACTTGATCGTGTGAGAAACGGGCCGTCGTATGGTCATACAGAATGTGAAACCTTGAAAATGACAGGTTGTCTCCAATGTCATATCAGACGTGGCGGCAAAAGGGCGCCTTGATAGGTATTGGTGTACGATCATAGGAGCTATCATGTTCGGGTGGCGAGTAACATGATGTTGGCTACCTTAACTTGAATGCCATTGACCAAAGCTCCTGAAATCCCAAGATTTATTTCAGATGTCCTACTTTATAATCACGCATTCTTTTGTGGAACCACGGACTTTCTGTAGACGTTTCGAAGTATTCAGCACTCTCATAAGCTCTAGTTTCTGGGGTATTATTATAATCTCTATTGTAAATGATGAGGTTAACTAGGTAGGTCCTTTGTTGTTATGGCGAGGCAAGAGCAACAGGAGTGTTTTTCATATCAGGCGCCTTGGAGAATGGGACTCACGGGTTGCCCCTTTTACCAGTAGCGGAAGGAACGGCGACCTGGACGTAGTTGGACCtccacctacctacctaggtaaggTACTGtgtgtgctggtggtgatgtaaCAGGCAACAGCGGAACTGGAAAGCGCCAGGGCTGAGCAACTACTCAGGGACAGCACCCCAAGGCAAGGACGGTTGGTGAGCCTTAAAGCAGGGAGTTTGTGGCAAAAAGGTTCACTGGGAAGAAGGCACTGTTCAACCGCCAGCAACTTGACGACATCCAGGAGCCGCGGGCAATCTGCTGTcaataggtaggtagtccATCAAAACTGAGGTAGAGCAAACATCCCACGCTCATTTCAAATCTAATGTTGAAACTAGCTGCTACCAAAACAAACATACCTACTGGTGTCCAATCAACGGAGATACATATGTAAAAGGCAACCTGTCCCAAGTTCCACTATTCCTCAGAGCCTTGTATTCCAATCACGTCTTCTCgttgcttctcctcctcctcggctcaATCATGCTGCCGATAAAGTAGTCCTGATACCTGTGCCTGCACAAGTAGTGTGAGCAAGCGGCAGATTCTGAGCGTACATGGTTCGTCCTTGCGTTTATCTGACGTGACTGAAATGCCCTACGACATCCTTTGGCCAATGATTTGCACAACCCTAAATAAGATAGTTAACTGCCTCCGGTAAAGTGAGTTCCCTATGACCCTAGAGGGAGAAAGCTCGAAGGCGAGATATGTACTCAATGCGTCACAACAGGTGGGACAGAACGCTGAACCCTTCTCTGTCTGGCCGGAAAAACGCTCTTCGCACCCTCATAACAGAGTTCTATCGCTACCACGCCTTCCCTCACTAACGTTCCGCCTGGCTTTACAGTAATCTCTTTTAGTTTTGTCAGCGTGCCAGGCAACGCGACACGCACAAGGTCTCCACTGAGGCACAGGGGCTGTGGCTGTGACTCGGAGGGCTTCTGACGCGGCTACTGGCACTGGAGCTGATGCCTGAGTGGCGACTGTCCATGCATTTTGCTCATAATCAAATCCGGTCGGCATCGGAGCTGGTGTCTGAGGGTTGACTGCCCATCTGTAATAATTCTTGGCCGGATTCACTTGCACTGGAACTGGAGCTGGTGCCTCAGTGCTGACTGGCCGGTCATTTGCCCCGGAAACATAGCCCTCTGACATTGGAGCCGGTGACTGAGTGCAGACTCGCAAGTCATTTGCCTCGTAATCATAGCCGGCTGGCACCGGAGCTGGTGCCCCAACATGGTGTTGCCATGTAATCTGCCCCGTAATTATAGCCGCCCGTGCCGGCTGCCATATCTGACTGTTGTGCAAATTGAGATTCTGCTTCGAAAGCGGTTTGAAATTGTTGATCTGGAATCTTGCCCATTGATCCAGACGTCATATCTTTCAGCCATCTCGAAGGCGTGATTTCCGTGGGTCTCGAAGATGCACCGGCGCGGCTGTCTCGTCCTCTCTTGGGCAACGATTTGACCTTTGGCTCCGACACTTTCTCAGCTCCTCGACTTCTCTTTGAACAATTGTGTGACTCTGGGAGCCGTTCGTATGAGGGGGCTCCCTAGGACCGTGTATTCTGACATGAATCTTGTCGAAGTCTTTTTAGAAGCAGCTTGGGCTTTGTTGCCTTCAGAGGAATCGGCTAAGGTTGTATAGTCTGATGTGATCCATGTCGGCGAAGTCATGGCGATGCTAGGGTCAGTATAATCAGTAGTTGAAGCTGATTGAGCTTGAGATTTCTGATTGAGTGCTGCGTCTGCTAGCGCATGCAGGCCGTACGGTTCACTATACTGAAGGACCTCGTCTGCCCTTCTCATTACACCTCCCGCAGACAAATCCGCAGTGCTCTCTTCACCCAGCGGCCGTATAATTGGTAGCTGCAATCGGCCAGCAATAGTAGACATTAGCATGATGCATAAGTGGCCTCGCATAGACTCATGCTGGTGGCAGAGGTTGATGACTTCCACGACAGCTCCCACACAATTGCCCCCAAACCCGCGGCGCTTACTGGGATTGCACCTACACCAACCGTCACACTGGGACATGTTGATTTCTTTGCGATTGGCTAGCTCTCTGGAAGCGCCTTGTAAAGACTGTCTACCCCAGTTGGATTGCTTCGTTGATAGAATGAGTTGGTTTACAAGTGAGTAAGCAAGGTGGGTAAATAGGTACTTATATAGAAGTCGTTCTGCGACTAATTGACTTCCGGCGCCTCGCGCATGGTGGGCATATGATTTCGCCTCCATGGTTGCTATCTCATCTCTTCGTATCTTCACATGATTTGATAATTTGCGCAGCTTGGGGGAACTAGAGCTACCTAATGCCGGGACACAGCTAAGTCTCATGTATTCACCGATTGTCTACAATGTGTGACCTTTGATCGCCCAGTGCTAGAATTCATGTGAGCATCATCAAGGGCTATGTTGGTGGCGACTGTTTCAGGAACGTTCTCGTGGTAGCACCACGTTGAGAGAATATTCAGAAGAAACTAGATTATGAGTTTTGGTACCTGAGGAACAAGGCCTTTATCTCCGTTGGCACTGATCAAAGCTTTCCAGAATGACCACCGCAGGCTTTCTTCCAAACAATCCAGTCCATATTCCTAAAACAGGGAGGTCCTGGTGATTCGTTCTGGGCGTAGGTGGGCATGACAGTTCAGTGCACTGAAGATCATCTGATTGCCCAACAAAGAACGGCAGTTGTTCTCAGCAAACTAGACCAGAAAATCAATATACGGCCAGATTCATAGTATTCATCTATTGGAAATTTGACCATATGTTTTCTGGAAGTATTCAATGCCTCACGGCTGGAACAGATGGATTATCATTTCTGTTCAGGGGCCATTGTTTACAAACTGATAAGAGAGAGTGGGTCTATTGAAAAGGCGCTCTTGAGCTCAAGAAATGAAAGTTTCCAAGCAGGAACCAAGAAATCCATCATCCATGATATGCAGGTAAGGAAATTTAAGGTTCTGATCTCCAGGCTGTCACGACTGTCAGAATGGGTGTTCAATCGGCAAGGTCGATCAATTTCCCGTTCCCTGTCCTGCCCAACGCCGCCATCACCCCTTTTTTGCGACAACCTACCACACACGCCTTCTCTTGAAATCAACAGCAAAGTTCCAACATTGACACACTATTACTATACTAGCTCTAACTATATCGAGACGATGCATCTGTTGAGGCTGTCTGAGAAAAGCGCAGGAGCCAGAATTTTAAGTGtgcagctggaggagaaagCCAAGTGACTTTGCTAAATTGTAGACTTATGTGGTCAGCACACCATCCCTGAAACGGTCACAGACTTGCAAACTCTAAGCCAGTTTCAGCCAGGAAGGATTCATTCTTTGCGACTCCCAGGATGCATCAAGGAACGGAGGTTATAAAGTCCCAGCAGATATCAGCCACATGCCTCAAAGCGCAGCCATTAGCCAATATTTGTTTCTCGTCAGTTCAAAGATTCTCACTTCTTTTCTCGCCCGGTTCTATTCTCTCCTCCACAGTCTGATAATCTTACCCTGCCTAGGAACCTAGATACTGGCCCTTATGTATCAACACCTCAGGACCTGAGACCCATGATAAAAAACTGACAGACATTTCAATCCGGCGCTAACGAGAGAGGGGTGATGactctcaacctcaccaggAACTTCTTGCTTCTAGCAAGTATTGCCACGAAGATTGGTGCCTCGCCACAAAGGCATTCGGGTTGGGCCTCACCGGAGCCCACCGGCACAAAAACACAAGATGGACTAGAGCATCTCCGGATATCGCATAAGCCTACGGATGCCCCGATCCTGGCCACATCACGAGAGTTGCATcgcggggatgatgatgctggcaTCTGCGGTTACTTCGACAACCCCGCTATTCGTACGTGATGATTAATACTTTCCTATCATATATGAATCTAACATCGCTTTATTTCAGCGGCTTATCACTGCCTTCCATACGAAACATGCACCAACATCGGCAACTATCGCGCGTGTTGCCCCAAGGGAGATTGGTGCGCAGATCTGGATTCTCACCACACAGCATGCGTGGATTACACCCATGCCGCGTGCCTCTATCCAACGCCAGGCACGTTATGCTGGTAAGAGCCTTTCAAGTTCTCGTAGCAAGTCGGTACGATACTAACTGTTGGACCTTCAGTGATGGCGAAGACGGTTATGGCTATTGCCGGCAATACCACTGGTCAACATCTGCAACACCGAATCGAACCTTCACGGTCTTTGCCTGCATGCCAGGGAAACACACCGATGTTGGCACGCTCTTACCCACCCCGCCCTCGGGCTCCAGTCTCCCCACCGAATCATCGAACGATCCCAGCTACGAGGACTTGCTACGTTTCGGAGGCTCTACATTCTCATCGACGTCAGACACGCCATCAAGCAAAAGCGAAACACCAGTGGGGGCCATTGTGGGAGGGGCTATTGGGGGTCTGGCCGTCATAGGAGCAGTCATTGTCGCCATCTTGTTCATGTTTTTCCGCAGCAAGAAGCAGGTGATTGAGGCAAAATCAGGGCCAGGGTCGTCGACATCGTTGTCGGATCATGAGCAGTCGGTTGACCTGCTGCCTCAACAGTCGCCGATTGCTAGGGCATGGAGGCCTTCTTCTATATCCTATGCACCCCCACTCTCGGGTCCGGGGTTCACATTGCCGAATCCCAAAGCAACAAGCACGATTGTGTCACCCGAGAGTGAAGACGACTCGctagaacaacaacaacaacatcaaccgtTAATGTCGATGCGGGGACCAATGAGCCCTGTCAATGCTGTTCCGGTCGAGATCGGAAAGGCCAAGGAGTCTCCTATTGAACTGGCTGAAACGTGCGGACACTATGAGCTTGCGTCACATCCTGTTAAGTGAAATCGAAGTAGTGTGGCATATGGGTTTATAGCGAGTCTAAATAGAGGGTACAAGTAATACAGTGTATTTTCTGATAGAGAAGATAAGCGAACTGGAAGAAACCCAAACCTACACAAAGCCTTCTTATACTATAAGAGTTTATTCGTGGGTCAAGGGCTGGAGACCCGTGTAAGTTGAAAGGGACTTTACTGGTTAGCGGCAAGGTTTCGTTTTGCAGAAAACGCTTTTGTTGACTCTGATGAACACCACGCTAGCATTGTTAGGTATACTCATTTTCATTTTCAGGGCATACGCTTTGTATATAGGTACCTATAGGTTACTGCAACATCTACTCTTCGAGGTAGgctccttggccaccttCTGACTCATCAAAGCCACACATTTTCAAAATAATCATCGCAGTATCTCCGTCAACGTCTACATTCCCAACGTAtcccaaccacccctctcccaccttaGCCATCGCAGCCGCACTATCACCCGTTGAATCAGAATACCAGCTCTCACCGGGTTTCATTCCCTCCGCCCGCAGCTTAACAGCATTCCAATCAACTACATCAGGCAATGCATCTTTCCCCTGTCCCGGAGCCTCAGCCCTTCCATATTCACCCCGTGAACAACCAGCAAACTtccaatccaacccctcgATCTCAGAGAACATGATGTCAAAGTCTCTCGGGATAACACCACACGGAAATTCGCAGCAAATAATCACCCTGCCCCCCTTTCGGATGTAATTCTTGAGGAGCAGATGCCATATCGGAGAGTGGCGAGGGAAGGTGATGCCGTGGTCAGCAATCAATACAGCACTGAAGCTGTTTGCGACCTCTTGGTGGGAAAACATCTCCAGGGCATCTTCGGGGTCTTCGGCCTTCAAGATTCTGCCCGACTCTGCCGGCAAAGCATGTAAGAGGTTCTCGTATTCGATGTCGAACCAAGAGAGCGACTGTagggagagaagaaggacgtgCCTCGGGATGTGTAAGGGTCTGGGAACTGTCATGTCGTCGTGGGCTGTGGTGGGTGAATTGCCGTTGACGGTGGTTCGTTCGCACGTGTGCGACTGGCGGTcgctgtggtggtttgtggtAGCCATCTAAGGCGACAAGGGGGTTAGTAAA from Podospora pseudoanserina strain CBS 124.78 chromosome 7 map unlocalized CBS124.78p_7.2, whole genome shotgun sequence includes these protein-coding regions:
- a CDS encoding uncharacterized protein (EggNog:ENOG503PGDI), with the protein product MTLNLTRNFLLLASIATKIGASPQRHSGWASPEPTGTKTQDGLEHLRISHKPTDAPILATSRELHRGDDDAGICGYFDNPAIPAYHCLPYETCTNIGNYRACCPKGDWCADLDSHHTACVDYTHAACLYPTPGTLCCDGEDGYGYCRQYHWSTSATPNRTFTVFACMPGKHTDVGTLLPTPPSGSSLPTESSNDPSYEDLLRFGGSTFSSTSDTPSSKSETPVGAIVGGAIGGLAVIGAVIVAILFMFFRSKKQVIEAKSGPGSSTSLSDHEQSVDLLPQQSPIARAWRPSSISYAPPLSGPGFTLPNPKATSTIVSPESEDDSLEQQQQHQPLMSMRGPMSPVNAVPVEIGKAKESPIELAETCGHYELASHPVK
- a CDS encoding uncharacterized protein (EggNog:ENOG503Q4WI; COG:S), whose amino-acid sequence is MPLWSVAVRKPTGNGGRGWRSTMHNKCATALTAAILEGNVDIAHLLLKKRACPKRHPSASIDSVLPLAAAIITRNIQMAQTLLLAGAASQFWNLILNKVIKLYPTFDNGVSHAHYHRVLHRVLMAKIPRMNGSPAYHGLPPSPIYTALVHGPPEVLKALAEAGADVNSPLYPPRGTSPGISALRLCLTQRCGLQKLKILVELGAKDATDECDSPTTSISLIELAVRNLDFDRTMLLLENNLDPDPWPKSDRTALQLALFPESPKKECDDSMELAKLLCSKGVDPNLVAQKDRLTPLQQAIEHGNLEIVELLFEHHANVNKHSEPDVEFDLSATH
- a CDS encoding uncharacterized protein (COG:M; EggNog:ENOG503NYS2), coding for MGIFQELVELYISRDLCWKQLMGIMEERHSFLATENNSAFGSCDFRTSPTSLVVSMRDIRCTYSGISESLSALEYACICGNLKLAHLLIDLGHPICEASSGWKRSLLVLAILGWNERKSRANRSKTRRVWNMDCESWTCHTSHETQKLMAFLQVLIRSNAKIQPPSRMQDGRGPVSLAGDRSSDPLIIALNEGHTPLTAASLYHNTAVVDELLVFGANILDRCQAGPSALALCISNFWNYPTPQATSFPISWIPYYDSDPDIDVCESAVLKIATRYLSQPSSSSIEIQTPNKALPLVWSTPNPL
- a CDS encoding uncharacterized protein (EggNog:ENOG503P3A8), giving the protein MATTNHHSDRQSHTCERTTVNGNSPTTAHDDMTVPRPLHIPRHVLLLSLQSLSWFDIEYENLLHALPAESGRILKAEDPEDALEMFSHQEVANSFSAVLIADHGITFPRHSPIWHLLLKNYIRKGGRVIICCEFPCGVIPRDFDIMFSEIEGLDWKFAGCSRGEYGRAEAPGQGKDALPDVVDWNAVKLRAEGMKPGESWYSDSTGDSAAAMAKVGEGWLGYVGNVDVDGDTAMIILKMCGFDESEGGQGAYLEE